The following are encoded together in the Xiphophorus hellerii strain 12219 chromosome 3, Xiphophorus_hellerii-4.1, whole genome shotgun sequence genome:
- the kmt2bb gene encoding histone-lysine N-methyltransferase 2B isoform X6, with the protein MMAAAAGCGSATAAAVGGQGGTATARGRFPGRPWSSRSRLRSEKRWQLGRSSSEADDVTNGGPRPANLALSLNEDQSHLRLLGIEASHKILGQAGYSSSGSEEGDDFKGFEADKRNAAESVMLQKNSSKVDAVSTKSRRKSEKPPQKVPAVDEAVPPDPVKDVKALEEIDDISLETKPAKDSKKTSKGKNTMDQGSAKSRASAAAPRITIKLVAKKKVKTVKEPQKKADKKLKLKDVQDQPDVKDIQGDQILSAHIKLKTESYDDELNTGDKGVPTIPTRRRGRSAVKVAEPVSQTTAKVVVDDQKSKEKELTKVKDSGSAEQKLNSKDLKKKKVAPLQGSEVKKVTRRSTRVANELSNNLADSVPETESLTKPATVLDELNSEVSQKAEAKPVVRRVGRRQSRRLNKDITVPENQGSLATEPENLPAHASESLNVKTEEMRVPSIKLIKTRNPKYDAQASGKTTSRKKKRRKYIWTLALVKIGSQTPRAEDILKVQTETVSQVDKTPPSDTGVKKITKGRGRKSKQECAAPLESMQNVEKDPQSICDSETSSLQVQPEADPVPETPTQEITKADCGKVSPVPENKEENLKDPPEVQEDKSSLQDTETTPSRRLRRRTSSLESPQKKSVSKKPATTRKRRFRKSPQEEEKPQVEAEVPSQVSTEESAPQILPINSCPNLVEDPPQVTSLNCSEVLEKESPKAADTPSQTADEVCPQSLENKLEPQIEEAKPLPVPSKPRKPRNNKQAKKKKSVKKQKAEKAVVLPDTTVDAVPDTGDFINMEPIQMENVEPVAKVVSQVVEERAEAESETKQEPVLVEEKEKQIQPTVKEEPDMQSIDSQQLGESQQLEEGQQLGEGQQLGEGQQMREGQQLEESQMLGDSEMLQESQQLLDTEKIVDSQQPVVTSDQSGKLISSKKSSRKLKKKRKSLIGQRQKHRHRGSDGKFAPLKSPEGESTFDADDDRSLLLAAPIPSQGSTLIGVQKKYKKKHTNLPFVGAKKSKSQSKIISHLIEMGMEKDSLKQEEADTPVDSGQPDVVSVQPCKSKFVKNIKHFIMPVVSARSSRVIKTPQRFMDDVGMSVLPRRHSPKKGLQLGLNIRPGKRRDDGAERPLSPIFPIDDEDILSEAQLDVDLFSAQDLEDSIDLADSLFFDCKSEKNEKKKPSLKNSSFKWNLPEDSCEELYTLDKAPESKCEDLFLSTPADKLPEPSSDLLEVLKKKSPPKFNKQTAHLKIYQKLKKPVLGLPKSKITQELETVSKPALPPVDLAEGLDDEVMSISLRQRDTGVDKEKSKIKIEDLDSPGVVRKVSVSVRSPNSVALKPCTEEALAVKDASLRDSKAPSSVQKSGTVEGVSLGHIEKGAPQRARLTSANKRMLNLLRKAKVQLIKIDQQKQLKSSGLLSGPAGSRSQEIAFKRQRRKQRAQVPRPEVPVKTEQVQGQPQLISPLCQEFRRAGGPRIKHVCRAASVVLGQPRAMVTDDIPRLSALPLHERSGISPSAIAKDIGSPSESDSPSLSDPKAIKTKKVSSFAKKKGLGPFGYRSRRCGICKGCNHEDDCGKCINCLDKPKFGGPNTKRQCCVYKRCDQIEERKARRLSGRTAPKSSSKRRRSSLSGGYSSNDEGNEGGGDSPSGPNTDGHSPSVRKQPKRVVKPRVYFDLVDYDSDVDDKALSSSASPARRRGAGQRFNQDFVSLDGFFEDFSDDEVRHRKSSSHRVPQVRRKPEKALSSQVPLEQTPPSVLAALAHGFEQREVESSKPSHKIRVDFKEDCTLENVWNMGGLSILTSAPVMPPYVCFLCASKGQHEMLYCQVCCEPFHQFCLEPADRPSEENKENWCCRRCKFCHVCGGKNKLSKPLLECDRCQNCYHASCLGPNYPKQNKKRKAWVCTTCIRCKSCGVTPGKTWDTDWNHDKGLCPDCSNLFDQGNYCPICFKCYEDNDYDSQMMQCGSCNHWVHAKCEDLTDELYEILSSLPESVVYSCRPCSVTQPSAWRELLYIELRAGVEKVLACLLSSTLTQHLVTCSQCEKWVDPDSGVENQPACDLRAVGKKFDKGLYTTLKMFHEDVVQVIRKRLEQEDHLPEEQRPTALARSYYLKLLEEVFNWFNSQDPKLWNLSTKDAPAGMLSTAVHPPTTEHVYAQWQERKESRPPLGLLQDDNGQQSLDIKEEEAATPMSGDSASQNHFKNSRAAKFKGKRGRLSKADLDTGWSKDDERQCSLCQKYGDLKPNEAGRLLYLGQNEWAHVNCCLWSAEVFEEDNGSLLHVHSAVTRGRLMRCERCNQTGATVGCCLTSCQSNYHFMCARSRQCVFQDDKKVYCHKHRHLITGRMITGQEFEVNRRVYVDFEGISLRRKFLTGLEPELINVMIGSLQIDKLGMLSELSANKGKLFPVSFQCSRWYWSTLNPLRRCRYTCKIREVRPIVPEKPVEEMPDQGDNHTIAHSPRQLPECAAQEVEETEAHPPAEESLVPGLPTKSDQGTKPKVPNHPLHRRPAGGLSRPLPSPGVIQAKPHHILTISDLEETRRARRHSPHSQPPSLRSHMSPPPVTSLTGPITLRAGKSAHPTSPLFPLGVSDNLMNSSRSVGGRNAPSVRSTSFFPQSHWQDSTASTQQLPRNRLSFDLSGSDSVEVPHNFLASPEPEDVSPTNGASPHGDLDKNDDQFPFGSFHRDSSMSLGEEMRTELEIEETLLNEGVAMNCGGQIVVEGDDSEQFWGRTKEVHKRKPLVPNLPRSAASAKEDLGSTSSDEDMEHYLNFSRTVVSCPVSKDRSKSPSSSSSTRPLAQLDGIDDGTESDASVAATDDAQKVDGPRKNQIPGKTHNSKSPPKIINSSRLANLSFDNKPSEPSVARKSTTDNPTPCPPLSCDTTTTPSVDRESILSSPVVESLPNLLTKVPETSYSEELSGSSLSFASEAPLLLEKCEGSSSFTELLPVLQETENKGPETSKVQNSESEGPNLASSTEGSTVLINHIAPNLLDSAENNQSSVLGLLQPSPFLSTDAQNPSQCLVDSLEVYSCLPDFSQPPLTSITLQPVTVPQESPSFSCMEPLSAKLTTLTPVEAISQMQLNDPQNDPRLPVALGAGSPTETCAALFSTQTQPFSSVSAVSSSGSVSTLPGLQSSAATLPLQTTSAPVVLNGFSSSTVQKEATPSHTISINFSTPRPAIEPHQQVLPQALPGHAILTVKEVGGPNVDPTPHVLLVNRLGQIFVKNPESNTFQLPTPHSPSFNCVTQIASLLQSNALSATLAAAGSMTAPPAAASVTSVPAPSTPAAQNPATVTQLLAHNTNGPVASTNLKKSRKNTKTPKDETVSELKKPKKKKESGSSRKSKSSKAVGQPALSTENVPMSPAESAQAIINQAMASNYTPKWSGLRTMSPSSLVLPPGLLIEPEPPVSPRSPSPPAPPLPPPPPPPVPRPRSHVRMKRVSSLSDRIVTKKCKVDFLPPESISEEEEPRKPAFPSASSRASGVRIKTPTVKGVLNVDELKIEHMSDSDSSGSEPMSFLSQGEPGKQQAREAVGHMNLTDWKKYSGSASTSDDEPTPSDDDEGCPTNKDQPHLRFEITSDDGFSVEADSVEVAWKAVVDGVQEARAIARLRPLTFQKITGARMLGLVHDAIVFLLEQLEGAHRCQRHTFRFFKQFSQEDDLPVNPTGCARSELYVRKSTFDMFNFLASQHRQLPDIGPYDDEEDEVLLKSTRRATSLELPMAMRFRHLEKTSKEAVGVYRSAIHGRGLFCKRNIEAGEMVIEYAGIVIRSVLTDKREKYYDGKGIGCYMFRIDDFDVVDATMHGNAARFINHSCEPNCYSRVINVEGRKHIVIFALRKIYRGEELTYDYKFPIEDASNKLNCNCGARRCRRFLN; encoded by the exons ATGATGGCGGCGGCAGCGGGATGCGGATCAGCAACCGCGGCTGCCGTAGGAGGCCAAGGTGGAACTGCTACGGCCAGAGGTCGTTTCCCCGGTCGGCCTTGGTCTTCGCGCAGTCGTTTGCGCTCTGAGAAGCGATGGCAACTCGGGCGATCAAGCTCAGAAGCTGATGATGTGACTAACGGAGGGCCAAGGCCCGCAAACCTGGCTCTTTCGTTAAATGAAGACCAGTCGCACTTGCGTCTACTCGGGATCGAGGCAAGCCACAAGATCCTCGGTCAGGCTGGATATAGCTCTAGTGGAAGTGAAGAG ggTGATGACTTCAAAGGATTTGAAGCTGAcaaaagaaatgctgcagaatcTGTGATGTTGCAAAAAAATTCTTCCAAAG TAGATGCTGTCAGCACAAAATCTAGGAGAAAAAGTGAGAAGCCACCACAAAAAGTGCCAGCAGTTGATGAGGCTGTCCCACCTGATCCTGTAAAAGATGTGAAAGCTCTGGAGGAAATAGACGACATATCTCTTGAAACAAAACCAGCGAAGGATTcaaagaaaacttcaaaaggaaaaaacactATGGACCAAGGGTCAGCCAAAAGCAGAgcttcagcagcagcaccaaGGATTACAATAAAGTTGGTGGccaaaaagaaagtgaaaactGTAAAGGAGCCCCAgaaaaaagcagataaaaagtTGAAACTGAAAGATGTGCAGGACCAGCCCGATGTTAAGGACATTCAGGGTGATCAGATTTTAAGCGCTCACATCAAGTTAAAAACCGAATCTTATGACGATGAACTCAACACTGGGGACAAAGGAGTGCCGACCATACCTACAAGGAGGCGTGGGAGATCTGCTGTCAAGGTAGCTGAGCCTGTAAGTCAGACTACTGCCAAAGTTGTGGTTGATGACCAAAAATCAAAAGAGAAGGAATTGACCAAGGTTAAGGACAGCGGATCTGCAGAGCAGAAACTGAACTCAAAAgacttaaagaaaaagaaagtagcCCCACTGCAGGGTTCTGAGGTTAAAAAAGTGACTCGTAGAAGCACAAGAGTTGCTAACGAACTCTCTAATAACTTAGCGGACAGTGTACCTGAAACCGAAAGTCTGACTAAACCCGCTACTGTTCTGGACGAGCTCAACTCAGAAGTTTCACAAAAGGCTGAGGCCAAACCAGTGGTGAGGAGAGTAGGACGAAGGCAAAGCAGAAGGTTAAATAAAGATATTACAGTGCCAGAAAACCAAGGCTCGTTAGCCACAGAACCTGAAAATTTACCTGCACATGCCAGTGAAAGTTTGAATGTtaaaactgaggaaatgaggGTCCCAAGCATAAAGTTAATAAAGACCAGAAATCCTAAATATGACGCACAGGCCAGCGGGAAAACTACATCTCGAAAGAAAAAGCGGAGAAAATATATTTGGACTTTAGCCTTAGTCAAAATTGGAAGTCAAACCCCACGGGCAGAAGATATCCTCAAGGTACAAACAGAGACTGTGAGCCAAGTGGATAAGACCCCACCTAGTGACACCGGTGTAAAGAAGATCACAAAGGGACGAGGTAGAAAATCAAAACAGGAATGTGCAGCCCCACTGGAAAGCatgcaaaatgttgaaaaggaTCCCCAAAGCATCTGTGATTCGGAAACATCAAGTTTACAAGTGCAGCCTGAAGCAGATCCTGTGCCTGAAACTCCCACGCAAGAAATCACTAAAGCAGATTGCGGGAAG GTCAGCCCGGTGCctgaaaacaaagaggaaaacctGAAAGATCCACCAGAGGTTCAAGAGGATAAGTCATCTTTACAGGATACAGAGACCACTCCTTCTAGAAGGCTAAGAAGAAGGACTTCAAGCCTTGAGTCACCacagaagaaatctgtcagCAAAAAACCTGCTACCACTCGGAAACGAAGGTTCAGGAAAAGTcctcaagaagaagaaaagccacAAGTGGAAGCTGAAGTTCCCTCTCAGGTTTCAACTGAGGAGTCTGCTCCTCAAATTCTTCCAATAAACTCATGTCCTAATTTAGTTGAAGACCCACCACAGGTGACCAGTTTAAACTGTTCCGAAGTTCTTGAAAAGGAAAGTCCAAAAGCTGCCGACACTCCCTCACAAACAGCAGATGAAGTCTGTCCACAGTCATTGGAGAACAAACTAGAACCACAGATTGAAGAGGCCAAACCATTGCCTGTGCCTTCCAAACCCAGAAAACCTAGAAATAATAAAcaagcaaagaagaagaagtctgTTAAAAAGCAGAAGGCTGAGAAGGCTGTTGTTTTGCCTGACACCACAGTAGATGCAGTCCCTGACACAGGTGACTTTATTAACATGGAGCCTattcaaatggaaaatgttgagCCTGTAGCTAAAGTGGTGAGTCAGGTAGTGGAGGAGAGAGCAGAAGCAGAATCTGAGACCAAACAGGAGCCTGTTCTTgtagaagaaaaggaaaagcaaataCAGCCAACGGTAAAAGAGGAACCAGACATGCAATCTATAGACAGTCAGCAATTGGGAGAAAGTCAGCAATTGGAAGAAGGTCAGCAATTGGGGGAAGGTCAACAATTGGGGGAAGGTCAGCAAATGAGAGAAGGTCAGCAATTGGAGGAAAGTCAGATGTTGGGGGACAGTGAGATGTTGCAGGAAAGTCAGCAGTTGTTGGACACTGAGAAGATTGTGGACAGTCAGCAGCCAGTGGTGACCTCAGATCAATCAGGTAAACTAATATCATCCAAGAAATcttccagaaaactaaaaaagaaacgCAAATCCTTAATTGGCCAACGCCAAAAGCACAGACACAGAGGCAGTGATGGAAAATTTGCCCCGCTTAAATCCCCTGAAGGTGAAAGTACTTTTGACGCTGATGATGACCGTTCTCTGCTGCTGGCAGCTCCCATCCCATCCCAAGGGTCTACGCTCATCGGAGTacagaaaaagtacaaaaagaagCACACAAACCTGCCTTTTGTTGGAGCTAAGAAGTCCAAATCCCAGTCTAAAATCATTTCCCATCTGATTGAAATGGGAATGGAGAAAGATAGTTTGAAGCAAGAAGAAGCAGACACTCCAGTGGACTCGGGACAGCCAGATGTTGTTAGTGTTCAGCCTTGCAagtcaaagtttgtaaaaaatatcaagcaCTTCATTATGCCTGTTGTAAGTGCAAGATCCTCTCGAGTGATCAAGACCCCACAGAGGTTCATGGATGATGTTGGGATGTCCGTGTTGCCTCGAAGGCACTCTCCGAAGAAGGGTTTGCAGCTGGGCTTGAACATTCGTCCGGGGAAGAGGCGAGACGATGGGGCAGAAAGGCCGTTGTCTCCCATCTTTCCAATTGATGATGAGGATATTTTGAGTGAAGCTCAGCTGGATGTTGATCTGTTTTCAGCTCAGGACCTGGAGGACAGCATCGACTTGGCCGATAGCCTGTTTTTTGACTGTAAGagtgagaaaaatgaaaagaagaaaccTTCTCTGAAGAACTCGAGCTTCAAGTGGAATCTCCCTGAAGATTCCTGCGAGGAGTTATATACACTGGATAAAGCCCCAGAGAGCAAATGTGAGGATCTGTTTTTATCTACCCCAGCGGATAAGCTCCCAGAACCATCGTCGGACCTCTTGGAAGTTCTGAAAAAGAAGAGTCCACCCAAATTTAACAAGCAGACGGCTCACCTGAAGATTTATCAGAAGCTAAAGAAGCCCGTTTTGGGACTTCCAAAAAGCAAAATCACACAAGAGCTCGAGACTGTGAGTAAACCCGCTTTGCCTCCGGTTGATTTAGCTGAGGGACTCGACGACGAGGTCATGAGCATCAGTCTGAGACAGCGGGACACAGGCGTAGACAAGGAAAAGTCCAAGATCAAGATCGAAGACCTTGATAGTCCTGGAGTGGTGAGAAAGGTTTCCGTTAGTGTTCGGTCTCCTAATTCTGTTGCATTGAAGCCATGCACAGAGGAAGCATTGGCAGTGAAAGACGCATCCCTGCGGGACTCAA aagCGCCGTCGTCGGTACAGAAGTCAGGCACAGTCGAAGGCGTTTCTCTGGGCCACATAGAGAAGGGAGCGCCACAAAGGGCACGCCTCACTAGTGCAAATAAAAGAATGTTGAATCTCCTCAGGAAAGCAAAGGTTCAACTTATTAAAATCGACCAGCAGAAACAACTCAAGTCTTCTGGG CTGTTATCTGGTCCTGCTGGCTCCAGATCTCAAGAAATCGCTTTTAAAAGACAGAGGAGGAAGCAGAGGGCGCAAGTTCCTCGTCCTGAGGTTCCTGTCAAGACCGAGCAAGTTCAAGGACAA cCGCAGCTCATCTCCCCACTGTGCCAGGAGTTTCGCCGAGCAGGAGGTCCGCGAATTAAGCACGTGTGTCGCGCCGCCTCCGTGGTACTGGGCCAGCCCCGAGCCATGGTCACTGACGACATTCCCCGACTGAGTGCCTTGCCTCTACATGAAAGATCTGGCATCTCCCCGTCTGCTATCGCTAAAG ATATTGGGTCTCCATCAGAGTCAGACAGCCCAAGCCTGTCGGATCCAAAGGCAATAAAGACGAAAAAGGTGTCCAGTTTTGCGAAGAAGAAGGGGCTCGGGCCATTCGGGTACCGCTCTCGAAGGTGTGGCATTTGCAAAGGCTGCAACCATGAAGATGACTGTGGGAAGTGCATCAACTGCCTCGACAAACCTAAGTTTGGTGGTCCCAACACCAAGCGACAGTGTTGTGT GTATAAGAGGTGTGATCAGATTGAAGAGAGGAAAGCACGGAGGCTCAGCGGTAGAACGGCTCCTAAAa GTTCGTCTAAGCGGAGGCGGTCATCTCTCAGCGGGGGGTATTCAAGCAATGACGAAGGGAACGAGGGTGGCGGGGACTCACCATCTGGTCCCAACACAGACGGCCACAGTCCATCAGTAAGGAAGCAGCCAAAGCGTGTGGTGAAGCCTCGAGTCTATTTTGACCTGGTGGATTATGACTCTGATGTCGACGACAAAGCTTTATCTAGCTCTGCCTCACCAGCAAGGAGGAGGGGAGCTGGACAACGCTTCAACCAAG ACTTTGTTTCCCTGGATGGATTCTTTGAAGACTTTTCAGATGATGAAGTCAGACACCGTAAATCCAGTTCACATCGGGTACCACAGGTTCGTCGGAAACCTGAGAAG GCTCTTTCATCTCAGGTTCCCTTGGAGCAGACTCCTCCCAGTGTCCTGGCTGCCCTTGCTCACGGATTTGAACAGCGAGAAGTCGAGTCTTCTAAACCAAGTCACAAAATCAGAGTGGACTTTAAG GAGGACTGTACCTTGGAGAATGTCTGGAATATGGGCGGTTTAAGTATATTGACCTCTGCACCTGTCATGCCTCCTTACGTCTGCTTCCTTTGTGCCAGTAAAGGACAACATGAG atgttGTACTGCCAAGTATGCTGTGAACCCTTCCACCAGTTTTGCCTTGAACCCGCGGATCGCCCATCGGAGGAGAATAAGGAAAATTGGTGCTGCAGGCGCTGCAAGTTCTGCCACGTGTGTGGAGGGAAGAACAAACTCTCCAAG CCTTTACTGGAGTGCGATCGATGCCAGAACTGTTACCATGCTTCCTGTTTGGGACCGAACTATCCCAAGCAAAACAAGAAGAGGAAGGCCTGG GTTTGTACAACCTGCATCCGATGCAAAAGCTGCGGTGTGACACCAGGAAAGACTTGGGATACTGATTGGAACCATGACAAGGGCCTCTGTCCAGACTGTTCAAACCTCTTCGACCAGG gTAATTACTGTCCAATCTGCTTCAAGTGTTACGAAGACAATGACTACGATAGTCAGATGATGCAGTGCGGCTCCTGTAACCACTGGGTACACGCCAAGTGTGAGGATCTAACAG ACGAGCTATATGAGATCCTGTCCAGCCTGCCAGAAAGCGTGGTGTACTCCTGTCGGCCGTGCAGCGTCACCCAGCCCAGCGCCTGGAGAGAGCTGCTGTACATCGAGCTCAGAGCCGGGGTGGAGAAGGTGTTGGCTTGCCTGCTCTCCTCTACTCTCACCCAGCACCTTGTCACATGCTCTCAG TGTGAAAAGTGGGTTGACCCTGACAGTGGAGTTGAGAACCAGCCGGCCTGTGACCTCAGAGCCGTCGGCAAAAAGTTTGACAAAGGCCTGTACACCACGCTA AAAATGTTCCATGAAGATGTGGTTCAGGTAATACGAAAAAGGCTGGAGCAAGAAGACCATCTCCCAGAGGAGCAAAGACCCACAGCCCTGGCACGCTCTTACTACCTAAAG cTCCTTGAAGAGGTATTTAACTGGTTTAACAGCCAAGACCCAAAGTTGTGGAACCTTTCTACCAAAGATGCACCAGC AGGGATGCTGTCGACAGCTGTTCACCCTCCCACGACAGAGCATGTTTATGCCCAGTGGCAGGAGAGGAAGGAGTCTAGGCCTCCGCTGGGCCTCCTTCAGGATGACAACGGACAGCAAAGCTTGGACATAAAGGAGGAGGAAGCAGCTACCCCCATGTCGGGGGACTCGGCGAGCCAAAACCACTTCAAAAATAGCCGAGCAGCCAAATTTAAAG GGAAAAGAGGTAGACTTTCCAAAGCTGACTTGGACACAGGGTGGTCTAAAGACGATGAAAGACAGTGCTCTCTGTGCCAAAAATATGGAGACCTCAAACCCAAT GAAGCTGGCAGGCTGCTCTACCTGGGCCAGAATGAGTGGGCCCATGTCAACTGCTGTTTATGGTCTGCTGAGGTATTTGAAGAAGATAACGGCTCTCTGCTGCATGTGCACAGCGCTGTGACAAGGGGCCGATTGATG CGGTGTGAGCGCTGTAATCAGACTGGTGCCACAGTGGGCTGCTGCCTGACATCATGTCAAAGCAACTACCATTTCATGTGTGCGCGCTCGCGGCAATGTGTGTTCCAGGATGATAAAAAGGTCTATTGCCACAAACATCGACATCTCATCACCGGCAGG ATGATAACTGGTCAAGAGTTTGAAGTAAACCGCAGAGTCTATGTGGATTTTGAAGGGATCAGCCTTCGTAGAAAGTTCCTGACTGGATTAGAACCCGAACTGATCAATGTGATGATTG gtTCTCTGCAGATTGACAAGTTGGGTATGCTGTCTGAACTGTCTGCTAACAAAGGCAAACTGTTTCCTGTCAGTTTTCA GTGTTCCAGGTGGTACTGGAGTACATTGAACCCTCTACGACGGTGCAGATACACGTGTAAAATTCGGGAAGTCCGGCCTATCGTCCCAGAGAAGCCTGTTGAAGAAATGCCTGACCAAGGAGACAACCACACTATTGCTCACAGTCCACGTCAGCTACCTG AGTGTGCAGCCCAGGAGGTTGAGGAAACAGAAGCCCACCCCCCTGCAGAGGAGTCTCTTGTTCCAGGTCTTCCCACAAAATCTGATCAGGGTACAAAGCCAAAAGTTCCAAATCATCCCCTTCATCGGAGGCCAGCTGGAGGTTTGTCCCGTCCTCTGCCAAGCCCAG GTGTAATCCAGGCAAAACCTCACCACATCCTGACCATTAGTGATCTGGAAGAGACACGAAGAGCTCGCCGTCACAGCCCACACTCACAGCCCCCTTCCCTAAGGAGTCATATGTCCCCCCCTCCCGTGACTTCATTAACCGGACCCATTACCCTCCGTGCTGGCAAATCTGCTCACCCCACCTCCCCCTTGTTTCCGCTTGGTGTTTCAGACAACCTAATGAACTCATCCCGCTCAGTCGGAGGTAGAAACGCTCCCTCGGTCCGCTCCACTTCGTTCTTCCCTCAGTCTCACTGGCAGGACAGCACAGCCTCCACGCAGCAGTTACCCAGAAACCGCCTGTCGTTTGATCTGAGTGGTTCAGACTCGGTCGAGGTGCCGCACAACTTTTTAGCTTCACCGGAGCCTGAGGATGTCTCTCCAACCAACGGTGCTTCGCCCCACGGAGACTTAGACAAGAACGACGACCAGTTCCCCTTCGGCTCCTTTCACCGAGATTCCAGTATGAGTCTGGGTGAAGAGATGCGGACAGAACTCGAGATTGAAGAAACGCTTCTGAACGAAGGAGTGGCTATGAACTGCGGGGGGCAGATAGTGGTTGAAGGTGACGATTCGGAGCAGTTCTGGGGAAGAACCAAAGAAGTACATAAGAGGAAACCCCTCGTTCCAAATCTTCCACGTTCTGCTGCCTCAGCAAAGGAAGACCTGGGAAGCACCTCTTCGGATGAAGATATGGAGCACTATTTAAACTTCTCACGAACTGTAGTCAGCTGCCCGGTATCCAAAGATCGATCCAAGtctccttcctcttcttcctctacCCGGCCCTTGGCTCAGCTGGATGGGATAGATGATGGTACTGAGAGTGATGCGAGTGTAGCAGCTACTGATGATGCCCAGAAAGTCGATGGGCCCAGGAAAAATCAGATACCAGGAAAAACCCATAACAGTAAAAGTCCTCCTAAAATTATAAACAGCTCAAGATTAGCTAATCTGTCATTTGATAATAAGCCATCAGAACCTTCAGTTGCCAGAAAAAGTACGACTGATAATCCCACCCCATGTCCACCACTGTCCTGTGACACCACAACCACTCCTTCAGTAGATCGGGAATCTATACTTTCTTCTCCAGTTGTTGAGTCTCTTCCAAACTTACTCACTAAGGTGCCTGAGACGTCATATTCAGAGGAGTTGTCTGGTTCCAGTCTAAGTTTTGCCTCTGAAGCGCCTCTTCTACTTGAGAAATGCGAGGGCAGCTCAAGTTTTACTGAACTACTTCCGGTTTTgcaagaaactgaaaataaagggCCTGAAACCTCTAAAGTCCAGAACTCTGAGTCTGAAGGTCCCAACTTGGCTTCTTCAACTGAGGGCTCTACTGTTTTGATAAACCACATAGCACCTAATCTGCTGGATTCAGCCGAGAATAACCAGAGCTCCGTGTTAGGCCTCCTCCAGCCCTCCCCGTTTTTGTCTACAGATGCTCAAAACCCCTCTCAATGTCTTGTAGATTCTCTTGAGGTGTATTCTTGTTTACCGGATTTCAGTCAACCTCCTCTGACCAGTATTACACTTCAGCCTGTGACGGTACCTCAAGAATCCCCTAGCTTCTCTTGCATGGAACCTTTGTCCGCTAAGCTAACAACCCTCACTCCTGTAGAAGCTATTAGCCAAATGCAGCTAAACGACCCTCAGAATGACCCAAGACTACCAGTCGCATTAGGGGCTGGCTCCCCAACTGAAACCTGTGCAGCTCTGTTTTCCACTCAAACACAGCCGTTCAGTTCTGTAAGCGCTGTTTCTTCCTCTGGTTCTGTATCGACTCTTCCCGGGCTGCAGAGTTCAGCCGCCACGCTGCCGCTGCAGACCACCTCTGCTCCTGTAGTCCTAAACGgtttcagctcctccactgTGCAGAAGGAAGCCACGCCCAGTCACACCATCTCCATCAACTTCTCCACTCCAAGGCCAGCCATTGAACCCCACCAGCAGGTGTTGCCCCAGGCGTTACCGGGCCACGCCATCCTCACAGTGAAGGAGGTAGGCGGTCCGAATGTCGATCCCACTCCTCATGTGCTGCTGGTCAACCGCCTCGGGCAGATCTTTGTAAAGAACCCCGAGAGCAACACCTTCCAGCTGCCCACCCCTCACTCCCCATCCTTTAACTGTGTCACCCAGATCGCCAGCCTTTTGCAGAGCAACGCTCTTTCAGCCACTCTGGCCGCAGCTGGGAGCATGACGGCTCCGCCAGCCGCCGCCAGCGTGACGTCAGTTCCTGCTCCCTCCACACCTGCAGCTCAGAACCCAGCCACCGTTACACAGCTGCTTGCTCACAACACCAACGGTCCCGTGGCCTctacaaatttgaaaaagtccagaaaaaacacaaaaactccAAAAGACGAAACGGTCTCGGAGCTGAAaaaaccaaagaagaagaaagagtcaGGCTCATCCAGAAAATCCAAGTCCTCCAAGGCTGTGGGACAGCCTGCCTTGTCCACTGAAAACGTCCCGATGAGTCCGGCCGAGAGTGCCCAGGCCATCATCAACCAAGCGATGGCGAGTAACTACACCCCCAAGTGGAGCGGGCTCCGGACAATGAGTCCATCATCGCTGGTTTTACCTCCCGGCCTTCTAATTGAACCTGAGCCTCCGGTGTCGCCACGTTCTCCCTCACCACCAGCCCCACCACTGCCACCGCCGCCCCCACCACCGGTGCCTCGCCCTCGTTCTCACGTTCGCATGAAGAGAGTGTCTTCGCTCTCGGACCGCATCGTCACAAAGAAGTGTAAAGTTGACTTCTTGCCACCTGAGAGCATCAGTGAAGAGGAGGAGCCCAGGAAGCCTGCTTTTCCAAGCGCGTCCAGCAGAGCCTCGGGGGTCCGCATCAAAACCCCAACGGTAAAGGGGGTCCTGAACGTGGATGAGCTGAAGATCGAGCATATGAGTGATTCTGATAGCTCAGG ATCTGAGCCCATGAGCTTCTTGTCTCAGGGTGAACCAGGAAAACAGCAAGCAAGGGAGGCGGTGGGTCACATGAACCTGACCGACTGGAAGAAATACTCAG GCTCTGCTTCCACATCAGATGATGAACCTACACCATCTGATGATGACGAGGGCTGTCCAACGAACAAAGACCAGCCGCATCTGCGGTTTGAGATTACCAGCGATGATGGTTTCAGTGTGGAGGCAGACAGCGTTGAGG TGGCCTGGAAAGCAGTGGTTGATGGTGTGCAGGAAGCCCGAGCAATCGCAAGACTCAGGCCCCTGACTTTTCAGAAGATCACAGGCGCCCGCATGCTGGGGCTGGTCCACGACGCCATCGTGTTTTTGCTGGAGCAACTTGAAGGAGCCCACCGCTGTCAGCGACATACTTTCCGTTTCTTTAAACAGTTCAGCCAGGAAGACGATCTGCCCGTCAATCCCACCGGCTGCGCC